One Gordonia zhaorongruii DNA segment encodes these proteins:
- the nuoE gene encoding NADH-quinone oxidoreductase subunit NuoE, with protein sequence MSEPVFLELPTRTPPAPPIEFDGPASYSADDTAALAAEAELVIARYPQSRSALLPLLHLVQSHDGYLTRAGIVFCAEQLGLTAAQVASVATFYTMYRREPTGEYLVGVCTNTLCAVLGGDVIAADLAEHLGIGPGETTEDGTVTLERIECNAACDHAPVMMVNWEFYDAQTPESAARLVDDLRAGNPPAPSRGAKTLCTFRQTARLLAGLPQERRP encoded by the coding sequence ATGAGCGAACCGGTCTTCCTTGAACTGCCCACTCGGACACCGCCCGCCCCGCCGATCGAATTCGACGGTCCGGCGTCGTACTCCGCCGACGACACCGCCGCACTCGCTGCCGAGGCCGAGCTGGTCATCGCCCGCTACCCGCAGTCGCGGTCGGCGCTGCTCCCCCTCCTGCACCTGGTGCAGAGCCACGACGGGTATCTGACCCGCGCCGGGATCGTCTTCTGCGCAGAGCAATTGGGGTTGACGGCCGCTCAGGTCGCCTCCGTCGCGACCTTCTACACGATGTACCGTCGCGAGCCCACCGGTGAGTACCTGGTGGGCGTCTGCACCAACACCCTGTGCGCAGTTCTCGGAGGCGACGTCATCGCGGCCGACCTCGCCGAGCATCTCGGGATAGGGCCGGGTGAGACCACCGAGGACGGAACGGTGACCCTCGAGCGAATCGAGTGCAACGCAGCGTGCGATCACGCCCCGGTGATGATGGTCAACTGGGAGTTCTACGATGCGCAGACTCCGGAGTCGGCGGCGCGACTCGTCGACGACCTGCGCGCCGGTAATCCGCCCGCTCCGAGCCGCGGGGCGAAGACACTGTGCACGTTCCGGCAGACGGCCCGCCTGCTGGCAGGCCTGCCGCAGGAGCGCCGACCGTGA
- a CDS encoding NADH-quinone oxidoreductase subunit G encodes MTSPEHTQHSDNLVHLTIDGTEVAVPKGTLVIRAAEAMGIDIPRFCDHPLLDPVGACRQCLVDVEGMRKPMASCTTVVSDGMAVRTQHSSDEARDAQRGVMELLLINHPLDCPTCDKGGECPLQNQAMTAGRAVSRFGGPKRTFTTPVPLSPAVLLDRERCVLCARCTRFSEEIAGDPLIEMADRGALQQVSAYADEPFSSYFSGNTVQVCPVGALTGTAYRFRARPFDLVSSPSVCEHCASGCAQRTDHRRGGVLRRLAGDDPAVNEEWNCDKGRWAFAYTQSRDRITTPLVRGDDGDLHPSSWPNALAVAARGLTRAGTHAGVLVGGRATVEDAYAYGKFARTVLHTNDVDFRARAHSDEETGFLATRVAGTGIDVTYADLEKAPVVVLAGFEPEEESPIVYLRLRKAVRRNGLRVHTIASWCSDGAAKLGSGLISCIPGREAGALRDARTADLLAEPGAVLLVGERLATSPGALTAAADAAAHTGARLAWIPRRAGERGALDVGAAPGLLPAGRPAESAKAREDLEDVWGVAPPAEPGRSTEQILAALTQGELDAALVGGVEIDDLPSPSKAEAALTAASFVVSLEQRHSRVTDLADVVIPVAAVAEKSGTFVDWEGRPRPFDTALAPTAGTTPLSDHRVLHAIAADAGTDLGCDDANAIHQEFGRIGAWRGDRHAPTAPSSTVAADPTDGFAVLASWRMLLDLGRMQDGEPHLAGTAHRPVARMSAAAAAAAGVADGEPLTVSTEHGAVTLPLVVTDMPDATVWLPMNSPGSRLYPSLEAVPGSVVRVAPASAPTPASSEDTR; translated from the coding sequence ATGACCAGCCCCGAGCACACCCAGCACTCCGACAACCTGGTGCACCTCACCATCGACGGGACCGAGGTCGCCGTGCCGAAGGGTACCTTGGTGATCCGCGCCGCCGAGGCGATGGGCATCGACATCCCCCGCTTCTGCGACCATCCGCTCCTCGATCCGGTCGGCGCGTGCCGGCAGTGCCTGGTGGACGTCGAGGGCATGCGCAAACCGATGGCGTCGTGCACCACCGTCGTCAGCGACGGTATGGCGGTGCGCACGCAGCATTCGTCCGACGAGGCGCGGGACGCACAGCGCGGCGTGATGGAACTGCTGCTCATCAACCACCCCCTCGACTGCCCCACCTGCGACAAGGGCGGCGAGTGCCCGCTGCAGAACCAGGCGATGACCGCCGGGCGGGCGGTGTCCCGGTTCGGCGGACCCAAACGCACCTTCACCACGCCGGTCCCACTATCGCCTGCGGTACTGCTCGACCGGGAGCGGTGCGTGCTCTGCGCCCGCTGCACCCGCTTCTCCGAGGAGATCGCGGGCGACCCGCTCATCGAGATGGCCGACCGCGGCGCTCTCCAGCAGGTCAGCGCGTACGCCGATGAGCCGTTCAGTTCGTACTTCTCCGGCAACACCGTGCAGGTCTGCCCGGTCGGCGCACTGACCGGAACGGCCTACCGCTTCCGCGCTCGGCCGTTCGACCTCGTCTCCTCACCGAGCGTGTGCGAGCACTGCGCGTCCGGCTGCGCCCAGCGCACCGATCACCGGCGCGGCGGGGTGCTGCGCAGGCTCGCCGGTGACGACCCGGCGGTCAACGAGGAGTGGAACTGCGACAAGGGCCGGTGGGCGTTCGCGTACACACAGAGCCGCGACCGGATCACCACTCCCCTCGTCCGCGGCGACGACGGCGACCTCCATCCGTCATCGTGGCCCAATGCCCTGGCGGTGGCCGCGCGCGGCCTGACGCGTGCCGGCACGCATGCGGGCGTGCTGGTCGGCGGTCGCGCGACCGTGGAGGACGCGTACGCGTACGGCAAGTTCGCCCGAACCGTCCTGCACACCAACGACGTCGACTTCCGGGCCCGGGCGCACTCCGATGAGGAGACCGGATTCCTCGCGACACGGGTCGCCGGCACGGGAATCGATGTGACCTACGCCGACCTGGAGAAGGCTCCCGTTGTCGTCCTCGCCGGTTTCGAACCGGAGGAGGAGTCGCCGATCGTCTACCTTCGACTGCGCAAAGCGGTTCGCCGCAACGGTTTACGAGTCCACACCATCGCCTCGTGGTGCAGTGACGGTGCGGCGAAGCTCGGAAGTGGACTGATCAGCTGCATACCGGGACGCGAGGCCGGAGCGCTCCGCGATGCCCGCACCGCCGACCTCCTCGCCGAACCGGGAGCGGTCCTGCTGGTCGGTGAGCGCCTGGCGACGAGTCCGGGTGCGCTGACCGCTGCGGCCGATGCCGCCGCGCATACCGGCGCCCGACTCGCCTGGATTCCTCGACGTGCGGGCGAACGCGGCGCCCTCGACGTAGGGGCCGCTCCCGGTCTGCTTCCCGCAGGCAGACCCGCCGAATCAGCGAAGGCGCGAGAGGACCTCGAAGACGTGTGGGGCGTGGCACCGCCCGCCGAGCCGGGACGGTCCACCGAGCAGATTCTCGCCGCTCTGACGCAGGGCGAACTCGACGCCGCACTCGTTGGCGGAGTGGAGATCGACGATCTGCCGTCTCCGTCGAAGGCCGAGGCCGCGCTGACTGCGGCGTCGTTCGTGGTGAGCCTGGAGCAACGGCACAGCCGGGTGACGGACCTGGCCGATGTGGTGATTCCGGTGGCCGCAGTCGCCGAGAAGTCCGGAACGTTCGTCGACTGGGAGGGCAGACCGCGACCGTTCGATACCGCGCTCGCCCCCACCGCCGGTACCACGCCGCTGTCGGATCATCGTGTCCTGCACGCGATCGCCGCAGACGCCGGCACCGACCTCGGGTGCGACGACGCCAACGCCATCCACCAGGAGTTCGGGCGCATCGGCGCGTGGCGTGGCGACCGGCACGCACCGACGGCACCGAGCTCCACCGTCGCCGCCGACCCGACCGACGGTTTCGCCGTCCTCGCCTCGTGGCGGATGCTTCTGGATCTGGGCCGGATGCAGGACGGCGAACCCCACCTCGCCGGTACCGCGCACCGACCTGTCGCCCGGATGTCGGCCGCAGCGGCCGCAGCGGCGGGAGTCGCAGACGGCGAACCGCTCACCGTGTCGACGGAGCACGGTGCGGTCACTCTGCCACTGGTCGTCACGGATATGCCCGATGCGACGGTCTGGCTGCCGATGAACTCGCCCGGTTCCCGCCTCTACCCCTCGCTGGAAGCCGTTCCGGGCTCCGTCGTCCGAGTCGCCCCAGCGTCAGCTCCGACTCCAGCTTCGAGCGAGGACACCCGATGA
- the nuoH gene encoding NADH-quinone oxidoreductase subunit NuoH yields MILAATQYPTLSDFGADPWWLSLAKAIGVFAFLVITVLAGILLERKIMARMQTRVGPNRVGPHGMLQSLADGVKLALKEGLTPLGVDKVIYLLAPVIAVVPAFTAFAVIPMGPNVSVFGHQTPLQLTDLPVGVLYVLAITSIGVYGIILAGWASGSTYPLLGGLRSTAQVISYEIAMGLSFAALFLLSQTMSTSEIVAGQEHHWYVLLALPSFVIYAISMVGETNRAPFDLPEAEGELVGGFHTEYSSLKFAMFMLAEYVNMATVSALATTLFLGGWQAPWPISIWDGANSGWWPILWFTVKMWMFLFMFFWLRTALPRLRYDQFMNLGWKILIPIALGWVLVVGVIVTATRDASELTTSLILAAAGVCVTALIILGIRRLSRVRATQSAPPPVDPTAPFDPMAGGFPVPPLPGQTLPDRSLADRPLDQEGVR; encoded by the coding sequence ATGATCCTCGCCGCGACGCAGTACCCGACGCTGTCCGACTTCGGCGCCGATCCGTGGTGGCTGAGCCTCGCCAAGGCCATCGGCGTCTTCGCGTTCCTGGTGATCACCGTGCTCGCGGGCATCCTCCTCGAACGCAAGATCATGGCCCGGATGCAGACACGTGTGGGCCCCAACCGCGTCGGCCCGCACGGCATGCTGCAGAGTCTCGCGGACGGTGTGAAGCTGGCGCTCAAGGAGGGGCTGACTCCGCTCGGCGTCGACAAGGTGATCTATCTGCTCGCGCCCGTTATCGCCGTGGTCCCCGCTTTCACCGCCTTCGCCGTGATCCCCATGGGCCCGAACGTATCGGTGTTCGGGCACCAGACTCCCTTGCAGCTCACGGATCTACCGGTCGGCGTTCTCTACGTCCTCGCGATCACCTCGATCGGGGTGTACGGCATCATCCTCGCCGGGTGGGCATCGGGATCGACGTACCCCCTGCTCGGCGGTCTGCGCTCCACCGCGCAGGTGATCTCGTACGAGATCGCGATGGGACTGTCCTTCGCCGCGCTGTTCCTGCTGTCGCAGACGATGTCCACATCCGAGATCGTCGCCGGACAGGAGCACCACTGGTACGTCCTGCTGGCATTGCCCTCGTTCGTCATCTACGCCATCTCCATGGTCGGCGAGACCAACCGCGCACCGTTCGACCTGCCCGAAGCCGAGGGCGAACTCGTCGGCGGCTTCCACACCGAGTACTCGTCGCTCAAGTTCGCCATGTTCATGCTCGCCGAGTACGTCAACATGGCGACCGTGTCGGCGCTCGCGACCACGCTGTTCCTCGGCGGCTGGCAGGCGCCGTGGCCGATCAGCATCTGGGACGGCGCCAACTCCGGCTGGTGGCCGATCCTCTGGTTCACCGTGAAGATGTGGATGTTCCTGTTCATGTTCTTCTGGCTGCGCACCGCGCTGCCGCGGCTGCGCTACGACCAGTTCATGAACCTCGGATGGAAGATCCTCATCCCGATCGCACTGGGCTGGGTTCTGGTGGTCGGCGTGATCGTCACGGCCACCCGTGATGCGTCGGAGCTGACGACGTCGCTCATCCTCGCCGCCGCCGGCGTGTGCGTCACTGCGCTGATCATCCTCGGCATCCGACGACTGAGCCGGGTGCGCGCCACCCAGTCGGCGCCGCCTCCGGTGGATCCCACCGCACCGTTCGACCCCATGGCGGGCGGCTTTCCCGTCCCGCCGCTCCCCGGCCAGACGCTCCCCGATCGGAGCCTCGCGGACCGGCCCCTCGACCAGGAAGGAGTCAGATGA
- a CDS encoding NADH-quinone oxidoreductase subunit J, producing MRVLADQLAVTSGTEAITFWVLGAIVVIGALGVVLSPKAVYSAVFLAMTMIILAVFYVMQGALFLGVVQVVVYTGAVMMLFLFVLMLIGVDSADSLVEAVKGQRLVAVGVSAGFGVLLVAAIGTATLAPFVGAPDASNGTSPGGGNANVRALAEIVFVDYLWAFELTGALLITATLGAMVLAHRRAAGPVRGQREQSIDRVARGEHVTPLPAPGVFARHNAVDIPGLEPDGRPSRASVNQRLTPRLPESGRAARKLENR from the coding sequence GTGAGGGTTCTCGCCGATCAGCTCGCCGTCACCTCCGGTACCGAGGCAATCACCTTCTGGGTGCTCGGCGCGATCGTGGTGATCGGCGCCCTCGGCGTGGTTCTGAGCCCGAAGGCCGTGTACTCGGCGGTTTTCCTGGCGATGACGATGATCATCCTCGCGGTGTTCTACGTGATGCAGGGCGCACTGTTCCTCGGTGTGGTCCAGGTGGTCGTCTACACCGGCGCGGTGATGATGCTGTTCCTGTTCGTTCTCATGCTGATCGGCGTCGACTCCGCGGATTCGCTCGTCGAAGCGGTGAAAGGGCAGCGGCTGGTCGCGGTCGGCGTTTCAGCGGGCTTCGGCGTGCTGCTGGTGGCGGCGATCGGCACGGCGACGCTCGCGCCGTTCGTCGGCGCCCCGGACGCGAGCAACGGCACCTCGCCCGGCGGGGGCAACGCCAACGTCCGAGCGCTGGCCGAGATCGTGTTCGTCGACTATCTGTGGGCCTTCGAGCTGACCGGAGCCCTGCTGATCACGGCGACACTCGGCGCGATGGTTCTCGCGCATCGCCGAGCCGCGGGTCCGGTGCGCGGGCAGCGCGAGCAGTCGATCGACCGGGTCGCGCGCGGCGAACACGTCACACCGCTCCCCGCGCCCGGAGTCTTCGCCCGGCACAACGCCGTCGACATCCCCGGACTCGAACCGGACGGCCGCCCGTCGCGGGCCTCGGTCAATCAGCGTCTGACTCCGCGGCTCCCCGAGTCGGGGCGCGCGGCCCGGAAGCTGGAGAACCGATGA
- a CDS encoding NuoB/complex I 20 kDa subunit family protein, whose amino-acid sequence MGIEEKLPGGLLLTTVESLAGYMRKGSLWPATFGLACCAIEMMATTSGRYDLARFGMEAFRASPRQADLMIVAGRVSQKMAPVLRQIYDQMAEPKWVLAMGVCASSGGMFNNYAVVQGVDHVVPVDIYLPGCPPRPEMLLNAILALHEQIGDMPLGVHREEAIRAAEAAALQAKPTIEFTGLLR is encoded by the coding sequence GTGGGAATCGAAGAGAAGCTTCCCGGTGGTCTGCTCCTGACCACCGTCGAGAGCCTGGCCGGATACATGCGCAAGGGTTCGCTGTGGCCTGCCACCTTCGGGCTGGCCTGCTGCGCCATCGAGATGATGGCGACCACCTCCGGACGGTACGACCTCGCCCGATTCGGGATGGAGGCGTTCCGCGCCTCCCCGCGCCAGGCCGACCTGATGATCGTCGCCGGTCGCGTCAGCCAGAAGATGGCCCCGGTCCTGCGGCAGATCTACGACCAGATGGCAGAGCCGAAGTGGGTCCTCGCGATGGGCGTGTGCGCCTCGTCTGGCGGGATGTTCAACAACTACGCGGTGGTGCAGGGCGTCGACCATGTGGTGCCGGTCGACATCTATCTCCCCGGATGCCCGCCACGTCCGGAAATGCTGCTCAACGCGATCCTCGCCCTCCACGAGCAGATCGGCGACATGCCGCTCGGCGTCCACCGCGAGGAGGCGATCCGCGCAGCCGAGGCCGCAGCACTGCAGGCGAAACCGACCATCGAGTTCACCGGGCTGCTGCGATGA
- the nuoK gene encoding NADH-quinone oxidoreductase subunit NuoK, with translation MNPDNYLYLSAIIFAIGASGVLLRRNAIVVFMCVELMLNAANLAFVTFARMHGSFDGQVIAFFTMVVAAAEVVIGLAIIMTIFRTRRSASVDDANLLRR, from the coding sequence ATGAACCCGGACAACTACCTGTATCTGTCGGCGATCATCTTCGCGATCGGCGCGTCCGGAGTGCTGCTCCGACGCAACGCGATCGTGGTCTTCATGTGCGTCGAACTCATGCTGAACGCGGCCAATCTGGCGTTCGTCACCTTCGCGCGCATGCACGGCAGCTTCGACGGTCAGGTGATCGCGTTCTTCACGATGGTGGTCGCGGCCGCCGAAGTGGTGATCGGCCTGGCCATCATCATGACCATCTTCCGCACGCGACGGTCCGCCTCCGTCGACGACGCCAACCTGTTGAGGCGGTGA
- the nuoI gene encoding NADH-quinone oxidoreductase subunit NuoI, with amino-acid sequence MPDFGKPIAGFGVTFASMFRKPVTEEYPEEHKEPPARFHGRHQLNRYADGLEKCIGCELCAWACPADAIFVEGADNTDDERYSPGERYGRVYQINYLRCIGCGLCIEACPTRALTMTDDYDMVATSRADMIYEKDQLLAPLDDAMTEPPHDMAPGTRAEDYYRGEVT; translated from the coding sequence ATGCCCGATTTCGGCAAGCCCATCGCAGGCTTCGGGGTGACATTCGCATCCATGTTCCGCAAGCCGGTCACCGAGGAGTACCCCGAGGAGCACAAGGAACCGCCCGCCCGGTTCCACGGCCGACACCAGTTGAACCGGTACGCGGACGGCCTGGAGAAGTGCATCGGCTGCGAACTGTGCGCGTGGGCGTGCCCGGCCGATGCGATCTTCGTGGAGGGCGCCGACAACACCGACGACGAGCGCTACTCGCCCGGTGAACGGTACGGACGCGTGTACCAGATCAACTACCTGCGGTGCATCGGCTGCGGTCTGTGCATCGAGGCGTGTCCGACGCGGGCTCTGACCATGACCGACGACTACGACATGGTGGCGACCAGCCGCGCCGACATGATCTATGAGAAGGACCAACTGCTGGCACCGCTCGACGACGCCATGACCGAGCCACCGCACGATATGGCACCGGGCACGCGCGCCGAGGACTACTACCGCGGAGAGGTGACGTGA
- a CDS encoding NADH-quinone oxidoreductase subunit A encodes MNAYGPILILAAIALAFAVVSVVIASVVGPRRRNAAKLSAYECGIEPLPPAAGMVQRFPVKYYLTAMLFIIFDIEIVFLYPWAVASESLGWFGLAAVALFIVNVSVAYAYEWRRGGLRWD; translated from the coding sequence ATGAACGCTTACGGACCGATCCTCATACTCGCTGCGATCGCACTCGCTTTCGCAGTCGTGTCAGTGGTCATCGCCTCCGTCGTGGGACCGCGCCGTCGCAACGCCGCGAAGCTCTCCGCCTACGAGTGCGGCATCGAGCCGCTGCCGCCTGCCGCGGGCATGGTCCAGCGGTTCCCGGTGAAGTACTACCTGACGGCGATGCTGTTCATCATCTTCGACATCGAGATCGTCTTCCTCTACCCGTGGGCGGTCGCGTCCGAATCGCTCGGCTGGTTCGGACTGGCGGCCGTCGCCTTGTTCATCGTCAACGTGTCCGTCGCCTACGCCTACGAGTGGCGCCGCGGCGGACTCAGGTGGGATTAG
- the nuoD gene encoding NADH dehydrogenase (quinone) subunit D — translation MTDTYDDAPGFTVSGNDWEDVVNAVAERAAADPGDERIIVNMGPQHPSTHGVLRLILEIEGETVTEARCGIGYLHTGIEKNLEYRNWAQGVTFVTRMDYLSSFFNETAYCMAVEKLLGITDDVPDRANAIRVILMELNRISSHMVALATGGMELGAVTTMFLGFGAREKILDLFESITGLRMNHAFIRPGGVVADLPQDAPAKITEVLDALPAEIGEVEALLSENYIWKARTQGVGYLDLTGCMALGITGPVLRSTGLPYDLRKSAPYCGYEKYDFEVITDTTCDAYGRYLVRIEEMKQSIRIIRQALDALEPGPVMVADRKLAWPADLAVGPDGLGNSPEHIAEIMGVSMESLIHHFKLVTEGMRVPAGQTYVSIESPRGELGVHVVSDGGTRPYRVHFRDPSFTNLQAVAAMCEGGLIADVITAVASIDPVMGGVDR, via the coding sequence ATGACCGACACCTACGACGACGCCCCCGGTTTCACCGTCTCCGGAAACGACTGGGAGGACGTGGTGAACGCGGTCGCCGAGCGCGCGGCGGCCGATCCCGGCGACGAGCGGATCATCGTCAACATGGGACCGCAGCACCCGTCGACCCACGGCGTGCTGCGGCTGATCCTGGAGATCGAGGGCGAGACGGTGACCGAGGCGCGCTGCGGCATCGGCTACCTGCACACCGGGATCGAGAAGAACCTCGAGTACCGGAACTGGGCACAGGGCGTCACCTTCGTGACGCGGATGGACTACCTATCGTCGTTCTTCAACGAGACGGCCTACTGCATGGCCGTGGAGAAGCTGCTCGGCATCACCGACGACGTGCCGGATCGTGCGAACGCGATCCGCGTGATCCTGATGGAGCTCAACCGGATCTCGTCGCACATGGTCGCGCTGGCCACCGGCGGGATGGAACTGGGTGCGGTGACGACCATGTTCCTGGGTTTCGGCGCGCGCGAGAAGATCCTCGACCTCTTCGAATCGATCACCGGTCTGCGCATGAACCACGCCTTCATCCGGCCGGGCGGGGTGGTGGCCGATCTGCCGCAGGATGCACCGGCCAAGATCACCGAGGTCCTCGACGCGCTGCCGGCCGAGATCGGCGAGGTGGAGGCGCTCCTCAGCGAGAACTACATCTGGAAGGCCCGCACGCAGGGGGTCGGGTACCTGGACCTGACCGGCTGCATGGCGCTCGGGATCACCGGGCCGGTACTGCGGTCCACCGGACTCCCCTACGACCTCCGCAAGAGCGCCCCCTACTGCGGTTACGAGAAGTACGACTTCGAGGTGATCACCGATACGACGTGCGACGCCTACGGTCGTTACCTCGTCCGCATCGAGGAGATGAAGCAGTCGATCCGCATCATCCGGCAGGCGCTCGACGCGCTGGAACCCGGGCCGGTGATGGTGGCGGACCGCAAGCTGGCGTGGCCCGCCGATCTCGCGGTGGGACCGGACGGGCTCGGCAATTCACCCGAGCACATCGCCGAGATCATGGGCGTCTCGATGGAATCGCTGATCCACCATTTCAAACTCGTCACCGAGGGCATGCGCGTGCCGGCCGGACAGACGTACGTGTCGATCGAGTCGCCGCGGGGCGAACTCGGTGTGCACGTCGTCTCCGACGGCGGCACGAGACCGTACCGAGTGCATTTCCGGGACCCCTCGTTCACCAACCTGCAAGCCGTGGCGGCGATGTGCGAGGGCGGCCTGATCGCCGACGTCATCACCGCGGTGGCCAGCATCGACCCTGTGATGGGAGGCGTCGACCGATGA
- a CDS encoding NADH-quinone oxidoreductase subunit C, whose protein sequence is MTDDPTPQQTGSGAGHEPDVIGTRRGLFGASGSGDTSGYGRLVAPITFPGDSSRPYGGYFDEIADELAAGLQRRGIAYGDAVEKVVIHHGDMTVHIAREHLVVVAATLRDEPSLRFELCLGCSGVHYPDQTGRELHAVYPLRSLTHNRSVLLDVSAPDADPHIPSLYRVYPTDDWHEREAYDFFGIVFDGHPSLTRIQMPDDWEGHPQRKDYPLGGVPVEYKGTTIAPPDQRRSYN, encoded by the coding sequence ATGACCGACGATCCGACCCCGCAGCAGACGGGCAGCGGCGCAGGTCACGAACCCGACGTGATCGGCACTCGGCGCGGACTGTTCGGGGCCAGCGGCTCCGGGGACACATCCGGGTACGGCCGGCTCGTCGCACCGATCACGTTTCCGGGCGACTCCTCACGACCGTACGGCGGCTACTTCGACGAGATCGCCGACGAACTCGCTGCGGGGCTGCAGCGACGCGGGATCGCCTACGGCGACGCCGTCGAGAAGGTAGTGATCCACCACGGCGACATGACGGTTCACATCGCTCGCGAGCACCTGGTCGTCGTCGCGGCCACCCTGCGCGACGAGCCGTCCCTGCGCTTCGAACTGTGTCTGGGCTGCAGTGGAGTCCACTATCCCGACCAGACCGGACGAGAACTGCACGCGGTGTACCCGCTGCGGTCGCTGACGCACAACCGCTCGGTTCTGCTCGATGTCAGCGCCCCGGACGCCGACCCGCACATCCCCAGTCTGTACCGCGTCTATCCCACCGACGACTGGCACGAGCGGGAGGCGTACGACTTCTTCGGGATCGTGTTCGACGGCCACCCATCTCTCACCCGCATCCAGATGCCCGACGACTGGGAAGGCCACCCGCAGCGCAAGGACTACCCGCTCGGCGGTGTGCCCGTCGAGTACAAGGGGACCACCATCGCGCCACCCGATCAGCGGAGGTCGTACAACTGA
- the nuoF gene encoding NADH-quinone oxidoreductase subunit NuoF encodes MIVIDQPSGEHEPAEAPVLSRHWTDDEPWLLRNYVRRNGYQGLKSALRLSPAEVIELVKASGLRGRGGAGFPVGLKWSFIPQGEERPKPHYLVVNADESEPGTCKDMPLMLMTPHTLVEGAIIAAYAIGARHAFIYVRGEVASVIRRMRGAVDEAYEAGLLGRNIFGSGFSLDLVIHAGAGAYICGEETALLDSLEGRRGQPRLRPPFPATEGLYASPTVVNNVESIASVPAIARNGVDWFRSMGTEKSPGFTLYSLSGHVSRPGQYEAPLGVTLRELLDRAGGIRAGHSLKFWTPGGSSTPMLTDQHLDVPLDYEGVAEAGSMLGTKALQLFDDTTCVVRAVLRWTEFYKHESCGKCTPCREGTYWLVHIMRRLEDGTGSLADLDLLAETTGNVVGKSFCALGDGSGSPITSSLQYFRDEYLAHLPSDDGPGGCPFDPARSTAFGGLR; translated from the coding sequence GTGATAGTCATCGACCAGCCGTCCGGCGAACACGAGCCCGCCGAGGCGCCCGTCCTGTCCCGCCACTGGACCGACGACGAGCCGTGGCTGTTGCGGAACTACGTGCGCCGCAACGGATATCAGGGCCTGAAGTCTGCGCTGCGGCTGTCCCCTGCCGAGGTGATCGAGTTGGTGAAGGCCTCCGGCTTGCGCGGACGTGGCGGCGCCGGATTCCCGGTGGGCCTGAAGTGGTCGTTCATCCCGCAGGGCGAGGAGCGACCGAAGCCGCACTACCTGGTGGTCAACGCCGACGAGTCCGAGCCTGGCACGTGCAAGGACATGCCGCTCATGCTGATGACCCCGCACACACTCGTGGAGGGCGCGATCATCGCGGCCTACGCGATCGGGGCACGGCACGCATTCATCTACGTGCGCGGCGAGGTCGCCTCGGTGATCCGCCGGATGCGCGGCGCGGTCGACGAGGCCTACGAAGCCGGGCTCCTCGGCCGGAACATCTTCGGCTCCGGATTCAGTCTCGATCTGGTGATCCACGCCGGGGCCGGCGCCTACATCTGCGGCGAGGAGACGGCCCTCCTCGACTCGCTGGAGGGACGTCGCGGACAGCCCCGGCTGCGTCCTCCGTTCCCGGCCACCGAGGGCCTCTATGCGAGTCCGACCGTGGTGAACAACGTCGAATCCATCGCCAGCGTTCCGGCGATCGCGCGCAACGGCGTCGACTGGTTCCGGTCGATGGGCACCGAGAAGTCGCCCGGCTTCACCCTCTACTCGTTGTCGGGCCACGTCAGCCGCCCCGGACAGTACGAGGCTCCACTCGGGGTCACGCTCCGCGAACTCCTCGACCGCGCGGGTGGCATTCGGGCCGGACACTCTCTCAAGTTCTGGACCCCCGGAGGCTCGTCCACGCCGATGCTCACCGATCAGCACCTCGACGTCCCACTCGACTACGAGGGGGTCGCCGAAGCGGGATCGATGCTCGGCACGAAGGCCCTGCAGCTGTTCGACGACACGACGTGCGTGGTCAGGGCGGTGCTCCGCTGGACCGAGTTCTACAAGCACGAGTCGTGCGGCAAGTGCACGCCGTGCCGAGAGGGCACGTACTGGCTGGTGCACATCATGCGCCGACTCGAGGACGGTACCGGCTCGCTCGCCGACCTCGATCTCCTCGCCGAGACGACGGGCAACGTGGTCGGCAAATCATTCTGCGCCCTGGGCGATGGCAGCGGGAGCCCCATCACCTCGTCTCTGCAGTACTTCCGGGACGAGTACCTCGCTCACCTTCCCAGCGATGACGGCCCCGGCGGGTGCCCCTTCGACCCGGCCCGGTCCACTGCGTTCGGAGGACTTCGATGA